A region from the Candidatus Poribacteria bacterium genome encodes:
- a CDS encoding mandelate racemase/muconate lactonizing enzyme family protein has protein sequence ENPCNVDKIFRQIKQFGHHARQGGGICGIEMALMDLAGKAYGVPCYQLAGGKFRDKIRCYSDTPSLRDPEEMGKVLQERMDRGFTFLKMDIGVGLLRGTPGTISAPAGHLETSNLMHPFTGIRLTEKGISILCEYVETVRDIIGYEIPLSVDHFGHIGIEDCIRIARALEKYNLAWLEDMVPWQYTDQYVRLSNSCATPICTGEDIYCKEDFMPLFESRGIAIAHPDIATSGGILETKKIGDLAEEHGIAMALHMAGTPIAAMASVHCAAATSNFLVLENHSVDNPWWDEMVTGLPNPIIQDGYINVPETPGLGIDLNEEVIREHLHRDETDYFAPTTEWDSERSHDRLWS, from the coding sequence GTGAAAATCCGTGTAACGTCGATAAAATCTTTCGACAGATTAAACAGTTCGGTCATCACGCACGGCAAGGCGGTGGTATCTGTGGGATTGAAATGGCACTCATGGACTTGGCTGGCAAGGCGTATGGCGTGCCGTGCTATCAACTCGCTGGTGGCAAATTCCGAGACAAAATCCGATGCTATAGCGATACGCCATCCCTCAGAGACCCCGAAGAGATGGGTAAGGTACTCCAAGAACGTATGGATAGAGGATTTACCTTTCTGAAGATGGACATCGGTGTTGGGTTGCTGCGTGGAACGCCCGGCACCATCTCTGCTCCCGCTGGGCATTTAGAAACCTCTAACCTAATGCACCCCTTTACCGGCATTCGTCTCACCGAAAAGGGTATCAGCATATTGTGTGAATATGTGGAAACGGTTCGGGATATTATCGGTTATGAGATTCCACTCTCGGTCGATCACTTTGGGCATATCGGTATTGAGGATTGTATCCGTATCGCGCGGGCATTGGAAAAATACAACCTCGCGTGGTTGGAGGATATGGTGCCGTGGCAGTATACCGACCAATATGTACGTCTCTCAAATTCATGTGCGACACCCATCTGCACGGGTGAGGACATTTACTGCAAAGAAGACTTCATGCCCCTGTTTGAGAGTCGTGGGATTGCGATAGCACACCCCGATATTGCGACATCCGGTGGGATTTTAGAAACAAAGAAAATCGGTGATCTGGCGGAGGAACACGGCATTGCGATGGCACTCCACATGGCGGGTACACCTATCGCTGCGATGGCGAGCGTCCACTGCGCCGCAGCGACATCGAACTTTTTGGTGTTAGAAAACCATTCTGTTGACAATCCGTGGTGGGATGAGATGGTGACGGGTTTACCGAATCCGATTATCCAAGATGGTTATATTAATGTTCCCGAAACTCCGGGGTTAGGTATAGACCTTAACGAGGAGGTTATCCGAGAGCATCTCCATCGGGATGAGACAGACTACTTCGCGCCGACGACAGAGTGGGATTCCGAACGTTCGCACGATAGGCTGTGGAGTTAG
- a CDS encoding oligogalacturonate lyase family protein — MAKYAKASVHPSELREFQDDQTGTHIYQLTNDTSINHNLYFLTSSFTPNQEHLIFTSYRSGKPNFFKLEFPNGDIVQLTDADDIHGYSGVISKDGTELFYTQADAIKAIHLDTLEERVLAEFPNGSLGECSVSADERFIVTAMKRDDKSHITVTATDGSDGEVIYTSPDQTIIHPQFHPKHPDLIAYSGDPAPRMWTIKRDGTENLSLYQHDNNEFLVHETFLGSLDELIVTHWPYALRRMSLETLQIQTIADFNAWHIASNRAGTKVLCDTVHPDIGLRLVDVETGEHTPICYPQSSSSGSQWKTDRYALAEDWAAAQQTGDREKALSWMEMKVDTVYGPQWTHPHPSFSPDESAVVYTSDVSGHSQVYVAVIP; from the coding sequence ATGGCAAAATACGCGAAAGCGTCCGTTCACCCTTCCGAACTACGCGAATTTCAAGACGACCAAACGGGCACGCATATCTATCAACTCACAAACGATACCTCCATCAACCATAACCTCTACTTCCTGACATCTTCGTTCACCCCCAACCAAGAACACCTTATCTTTACCTCCTACCGTTCAGGAAAGCCGAATTTTTTCAAGTTGGAATTCCCCAACGGCGATATTGTGCAGCTAACGGATGCTGACGACATCCACGGCTATTCCGGTGTGATCTCCAAAGATGGCACGGAACTCTTTTATACACAAGCGGATGCTATAAAGGCAATCCATCTTGATACACTTGAGGAACGCGTGCTTGCAGAATTTCCGAATGGAAGTCTCGGTGAATGTAGTGTCAGTGCGGATGAACGGTTTATCGTAACAGCCATGAAACGCGACGACAAATCGCACATTACTGTTACGGCTACTGATGGCAGCGATGGTGAGGTCATCTATACCTCCCCCGACCAGACGATTATCCACCCGCAGTTTCACCCGAAACACCCCGACCTCATTGCCTATTCTGGCGATCCGGCACCGCGGATGTGGACTATCAAACGGGACGGCACGGAAAACCTAAGCCTCTATCAACACGATAACAACGAGTTTCTTGTGCACGAGACCTTCCTTGGTTCGCTGGACGAATTGATTGTGACGCATTGGCCCTACGCGCTTCGGCGGATGTCTCTGGAAACGCTACAGATACAGACGATTGCCGATTTCAACGCGTGGCATATTGCCAGTAACCGCGCCGGAACGAAGGTCCTGTGTGATACCGTTCACCCCGATATTGGTCTGCGACTTGTTGATGTGGAGACGGGTGAACATACGCCTATCTGTTATCCGCAGAGTTCGTCCAGTGGGAGTCAGTGGAAAACCGATCGGTACGCCCTCGCAGAAGACTGGGCAGCCGCACAGCAAACAGGCGACAGAGAGAAGGCACTCAGTTGGATGGAGATGAAGGTGGACACTGTCTATGGACCGCAGTGGACGCACCCACATCCCTCATTTAGTCCTGATGAGTCGGCGGTTGTGTATACCTCGGATGTTTCGGGGCATTCACAGGTTTATGTTGCTGTGATTCCGTAG
- a CDS encoding HAD family hydrolase: MNNLENTAIEIHREIQTGNIRHVVFDFDGTISLIRDGWQNVMVPLMIECLQTETDTTETQEELEALVVEFVDRLTGKQTIYQMIQLTEEIEKRGGTPKEPIAYKDEYNRRLLPVVEERIAGLAAGTLSADPLRVPRSLEFLQSLREMGISCYLASGTDVEFVKNEATLLGVAEYFDGGIFGALREYKKFSKAMVIQKIITDFELSGSELLIVGDGYVEIENAKEVGAIAVGVASIEDNMYNMNADKRERLISAGADIIIPDFREGAQLLDYLFNL, from the coding sequence ATGAACAACTTAGAAAACACCGCAATTGAGATTCACCGTGAGATTCAAACAGGGAATATTCGTCATGTCGTTTTCGATTTCGATGGCACAATCTCGCTAATTCGAGACGGTTGGCAGAATGTAATGGTCCCATTGATGATTGAATGCCTCCAAACCGAAACGGACACCACCGAAACACAAGAAGAACTGGAGGCACTCGTCGTTGAATTTGTGGATAGACTGACCGGCAAACAGACCATCTATCAGATGATTCAGTTAACTGAAGAGATTGAGAAACGCGGCGGAACACCGAAGGAACCCATCGCTTACAAAGACGAGTACAACCGCCGATTGCTGCCCGTCGTTGAGGAACGCATTGCTGGACTCGCAGCAGGCACACTGTCTGCTGATCCCCTTCGCGTGCCGAGGTCCCTCGAATTTCTTCAAAGCCTCCGTGAAATGGGGATCAGCTGCTATCTCGCCAGCGGAACAGATGTCGAATTCGTCAAAAATGAGGCGACACTCCTCGGTGTTGCAGAATACTTTGACGGTGGGATTTTCGGTGCCTTGCGGGAATATAAGAAGTTTTCCAAAGCCATGGTCATCCAAAAAATTATCACAGATTTTGAACTCAGCGGAAGCGAATTGCTCATCGTCGGAGACGGCTACGTAGAGATCGAAAATGCCAAAGAGGTAGGCGCAATCGCTGTCGGTGTAGCATCCATTGAGGACAATATGTACAATATGAATGCTGATAAACGGGAACGCCTCATCAGTGCCGGTGCGGATATTATTATTCCTGACTTCCGAGAGGGAGCGCAGCTGCTGGATTATCTATTCAATCTATAG
- a CDS encoding type II toxin-antitoxin system HigB family toxin yields the protein MKIVYGRKLTEFAQRHPNARSGLEHWFRLMAQGSFRSIVEMRQTFLHADIRKEHSIYSGRRVPYSNRETKYTVFNIGGNKARLTAIVQYEFQRVIIEKVETHAEYDKSNKRR from the coding sequence ATGAAAATTGTTTACGGACGAAAACTAACGGAATTTGCTCAGAGACATCCGAATGCTAGATCAGGACTCGAACACTGGTTTCGGCTGATGGCACAAGGCAGTTTCCGTTCAATTGTTGAGATGCGCCAAACGTTTCTACACGCGGATATTAGAAAGGAACATTCAATTTATTCTGGGAGACGGGTTCCTTACAGCAACCGAGAAACAAAATACACAGTTTTCAACATTGGTGGAAATAAAGCGCGTCTTACTGCCATTGTACAATACGAGTTTCAAAGGGTTATCATTGAGAAGGTAGAAACACACGCAGAATATGATAAATCGAACAAGCGGAGATAA
- a CDS encoding tetratricopeptide repeat protein, translated as MLTDTQTAQNVPPLLAPSISVRLSTPELQKQEAPVLQQPLHQQTVEAEPYPESAAQWLAEVLNLLTNIVECNPDLDCAIVTKNDYKQLSKILEDLIHGIGEDESHPLSSSMAFIGGLIQRYEDEHFPKLTDIFPELKEDPPVKAASPNKKSTVTIWTETEIAIHAFFCIGGLFSEVRSHKKAISAYDMTLRLNPNFAEAYYNRGTAKTSVAQYEAAIADFDEAIRLKPKFVAAYYNRGLTKLTLDQSEAAGADLQIALKLAEQQKHDDIKTNIAQHLQELNASE; from the coding sequence ATGTTAACCGACACACAAACTGCCCAGAATGTTCCACCCCTGTTAGCACCCTCAATATCAGTTAGATTGAGCACACCTGAACTTCAAAAGCAGGAGGCTCCGGTACTTCAGCAACCTCTACACCAGCAAACTGTTGAGGCTGAGCCTTATCCAGAAAGTGCTGCACAATGGCTTGCAGAGGTCTTGAATCTGTTAACCAATATTGTGGAGTGCAACCCAGACCTGGACTGTGCCATTGTAACAAAAAACGACTATAAACAACTGTCAAAAATATTAGAGGATTTAATCCATGGAATAGGTGAAGACGAAAGTCATCCCCTGTCATCATCAATGGCATTCATTGGCGGACTTATTCAAAGATATGAAGATGAACACTTTCCAAAATTGACGGACATATTTCCAGAACTGAAGGAAGATCCCCCTGTCAAAGCTGCCTCGCCAAATAAGAAATCCACCGTTACAATATGGACTGAAACAGAGATAGCTATCCATGCGTTTTTCTGTATTGGTGGACTTTTTTCAGAAGTCAGATCGCACAAGAAAGCCATTTCTGCCTACGATATGACACTTCGCTTGAACCCTAATTTCGCCGAAGCTTACTACAATCGCGGAACCGCAAAGACGTCCGTTGCCCAATACGAGGCTGCTATCGCAGATTTTGACGAAGCCATTCGCCTGAAGCCAAAATTTGTTGCAGCTTACTATAATCGTGGTTTAACGAAACTTACGCTCGATCAGAGTGAGGCGGCGGGTGCTGATTTGCAGATCGCGTTAAAACTGGCTGAACAGCAAAAACATGACGATATTAAAACCAACATCGCGCAACACCTTCAGGAACTCAATGCTTCCGAGTAA